One genomic region from Phragmites australis chromosome 1, lpPhrAust1.1, whole genome shotgun sequence encodes:
- the LOC133917081 gene encoding V-type proton ATPase subunit E-like codes for MNDTDVAKQIQQMARFIRQEADEKASEISISAEEEFNIEKLQLVEAEKKKIRQEYDRKQKQVEVRKKIEYSMQLNASRIKVLQAQDDLVNKMKDDAMKEVLRVSHNHHEYKNILKELIVQSLLRLKEPAVLLRCRKEDHYHVESVLHSAKHEYASKADVHEPEILVDHNVYLPSAPSHDDGHGQFCSGGVVLASRDGKIVFENTLDARLEVVFRKKLPEIRKLLFGQNGA; via the exons ATGAACGACACCGATGTCGCCAAGCAGATCCAGCAGATGGCGCGGTTCATCCGCCAGGAGGCCGACGAGAAGGCCAGCGAGATCTCCATCTCCGCCGAGGAG GAGTTCAACATTGAGAAGTTGCAGCTTGTAGAAGCTGAGAAAAAGAAGATTAGGCAAGAGTATGATCGGAAACAGAAGCAGGTTGAAGTTCGGAAGAAAAT TGAGTACTCTATGCAGCTGAATGCTTCTCGCATCAAAGTTCTTCAAGCTCAAGATGATTTGGTTAACAAAATGAAAGACGATGCCATGAAGGAAGTCCTCCGTGTCAGCCACAACCACCATGAATACAAGAACATTTTAAAAGAACTCATTGTTCAG AGCTTGCTTCGGTTGAAAGAACCAGCTGTGTTGCTTCGTTGCCGTAAGGAAGATCACTATCATGTGGAATCAGTACTGCATTCAGCAAAACATGAGTATGCATCAAAAGCAGATGTCCATGAGCCAGAGATACTTGTTGACCACAATGTGTACCTGCCATCTGCTCCAAGCCATGATGATGGTCATGGCCAGTTTTG CTCTGGAGGTGTTGTGCTGGCTTCTCGAGATGGAAAGATTGTGTTCGAGAATACACTTGATGCAAGGCTGGAAGTTGTCTTCCGCAAGAAATTGCCCGAG ATCCGCAAGCTTCTTTTTGGTCAGAATGGGGCCTGA